One window of Misgurnus anguillicaudatus chromosome 13, ASM2758022v2, whole genome shotgun sequence genomic DNA carries:
- the smc1al gene encoding structural maintenance of chromosomes 1A, like: MGYLKLIEIENFKSYKGRQIIGPFHKFTAIIGPNGSGKSNLMDAISFVLAEKTSNLRVKTLKDLIHGAPVGKPAANRAFVTMVYQLDSGQDLSFSRIIIGSSSEYRINSKVVPLAEYSEELEKLGILIKARNFLVFQGAVESIAMKNPKERTALFEEISRSGELAQEYDRRKKEMVKAEEDTQFNYHRKKNIAAERKEAKQEKEEAERYQRLKDEVVRANVQLQLFKLYHNESEIEKLNRELAHRNKEIDKDRKRMDRVEDELKDKKKELGRMMRDQQTIEKEIKEKDADLNQKRPLYIKAKENTAHKIKKLEAARKSLQNAQKCYKKRKADMEELDREQGAVEMARQEFEERMEEEAQSQGQDLQLEENQVKAYHRLKEEASKRAATLAQELEKFNRDQKADQDRLDLEERKKIETEAKIKQKIREIEENQKRIEKLEDYITTSRQSLDEQKRMEEELTEEVEQAKRRIDEINMELNQVMEQLGDARIDRQENSRQQRKAEILESIKRLYPGSVYGRLIDLCQPTQKKFQIAVTKVLGKNMDAIIVDSEKTGRDCIQYIKEQRGEPETFLPLDYLEVRPTDEKLRELRGAKLVIDVIRYEPPHIKKALQYACGNALVCENVEDARRIAFGGPYRHKTVALDGTLFQKSGVISGGASDLKAKARRWDEKAVDKLKDRKEKLTDELKEQMKAKRKEAELRQVQSQAHGLQMRLKYSQSDLEQTKTRHLSLNMQEKSKLESELANFGPRINDIKRIVQSRERDMKDLKDRMNVVEDEVFLEFCKEIGVRNIREFEEEKVKRQNEIAKKRLEFETQKTRLAIQLDYEKNQLKEDQEKVIMWEQTVKKDENEIERLKKEEQRNMKIIDETMAQLQDLKNQHLAKKSEVNDKNHEMEEIRKKLGGANKELTQLQKEVTAIETKLEQKRSDRHNLLQACKMQDIRLPLRSGTMDDISQEEGSSQAEESLSSSQKTSSTVLAKEALIEIDYSSLSEDLKDSLSEEEIKGEMNTLQQRLNEQHNILQRISAPNMKAMEKLESVRDKFQETSDEFEAARKRAKKAKQAFEQIKKERFDRFNACFESVATNIDEIYKSLSRNSSAQAFLGPENPEEPYLDGINYNCVAPGKRFRPMDNLSGGEKTVAALALLFAIHSYKPAPFFVLDEIDAALDNTNIGKVANYIKDQSVQNFQAIVISLKEEFYTKADSLIGVYPEQGDCVISKVLTFDLSQYPDANPNPNE, encoded by the exons ATGGGCTATTTAAAGTTAATAGAGATAGAAAACTTTAAATCCTACAAAGGCCGACAAATAATCGGTCCTTTCCACAAATTTACAGCGATTATTGGGCCGAATGGATCAG GCAAATCAAATCTCATGGACGCCATCAGCTTTGTTCTGGCTGAGAAGACCAGTAACCTGCGTGTGAAAACCCTGAAAGATTTGATTCATGGAGCTCCGGTGGGTAAACCTGCAGCTAACCGTGCGTTTGTGACGATGGTCTACCAGCTGGACAGTGGTCAGGATCTGTCATTCTCCAGAATCATCATAG GGTCCTCCTCAGAGTACCGCATTAATAGTAAAGTGGTACCCCTGGCTGAGTACAGTGAAGAACTGGAAAAACTGGGAATCCTCATCAAGGCCCGAAACTTCCTTGTCTTTCAG GGTGCGGTTGAGTCCATTGCTATGAAGAACCCTAAAGAGAGGACAGCTCTGTTTGAGGAGATCTCTCGCTCCGGAGAACTGGCACAGGAGTACGATCGACGTAAGAAAGAGATGGTGAAGGCCGAGGAGGACACGCAGTTTAACTACCACCGTAAGAAAAATATCGCTGCTGAGCGAAAAGAAGCCAAGCAGGAGAAAGAAGAGGCAG AGCGTTACCAGCGGCTGAAAGACGAGGTGGTGCGGGCTAACGTTCAGTTACAGCTCTTTAAACTCTACCACAACGAATCTGAGATCGAGAAACTGAACCGAGAGCTGGCCCACCGCAACAAAGAGATTGATAAAGACCGGAAGCGCATGGACCGCGTGGAGGATGAACTGAAGGACAAGAAGAAAGAGCTTGGCAGAATGATGAGAGACCAGCAGACGATCGAGAAAGAGATTAAGGAG AAGGATGCAGACCTCAATCAGAAGAGGCCGCTGTACATTAAAGCCAAAGAAAACACGGCACACAAGATCAAGAAACTCGAGGCCGCCCGCAAATCTCTGCAGAACGCCCAGAAATGCTACAAAAAACGCAAGGCTGACATGGAGGAGCTGGACCGTGAACAGGGTGCCGTGGAGATGGCCAGACAGGAGTTTGAAGAACGTATGGAGGAGGAGGCTCAGAGTCAAGGACAAGATCTTCAGCTAGAAGAAAACCAG gTTAAGGCATATCACCGTCTTAAGGAGGAGGCCAGTAAGCGCGCAGCAACATTGGCCCAAGAGCTGGAGAAATTTAACCGAGACCAGAAGGCCGACCAGGATCGACTGGACCTGGAGGAGAGGAAGAAAATCGAGACTGAG GCTAAGATCAAGCAGAAGATCAGAGAGATTGAGGAAAATCAGAAACGCATTGAGAAGCTGGAGGACTACATCACAACCAGCCG GCAGTCCTTAGATGAGCAGAAAAGGATGGAGGAGGAGCTGACAGAGGAAGTGGAACAGGCCAAACGAAGAATTGATGAGATTAACATGGAGCTCAACCAG GTAATGGAGCAGCTGGGTGACGCTCGTATTGACAGACAGGAGAACAGCAGACAGCAGCGTAAAGCTGAGATCCTGGAGAGCATCAAGAGACTGTATCCTGGATCAGTG TATGGCCGACTTATAGACCTCTGCCAGCCCACGCAGAAGAAATTCCAGATTGCGGTCACTAAAGTTCTGGGCAAAAACATGGACGCCATCATCGTGGACTCTGAGAAAACCGGTCGTGACTGCATCCAGTACATTAAAGAGCAACGCGGAGAACCTGAGACTTTCCTTCCTCTGGACTACCTGGAG GTCAGACCCACAGATGAGAAGCTACGTGAGCTGCGTGGTGCTAAACTGGTTATCGATGTGATTCGTTATGAGCCGCCACATATTAAGAAAGCGCTACAGTATGCCTGTGGAAACGCTCTGGTCTGTGAGAATGTGGAGGATGCTCGTCGAATCGCTTTTGGGGGACCATACAGACACAAG ACGGTGGCTCTGGACGGGACGTTGTTTCAGAAGTCAGGTGTCATATCTGGCGGTGCCAGTGATCTGAAGGCCAAAGCTCGCCGATGGGATGAGAAAGCTGTGGATAAACTGAAAGACAGAAAGGAGAAACTCACAGACGAGCTAAAA GAGCAAATGAAGGCCAAGAGGAAGGAGGCAGAGCTGCGTCAGGTGCAATCTCAAGCTCACGGCCTGCAGATGAGACTCAAATATTCTCAGAGTGACCTGGAGCAAACAAAGACCAGACACCTGTCCCTCAACATGCAG GAAAAGTCTAAACTGGAGAGTGAGCTTGCTAACTTTGGTCCTCGTATCAATGACATTAAGAGAATCGTCCAGTCACGCGAGAGAGATATGAAGGACCTGAAGGACCGCATGAATGTG GTGGAGGATGAAGTCTTTTTGGAGTTCTGTAAAGAGATCGGCGTGCGTAACATTCGTGAGTTTGAAGAAGAGAAAGTCaagagacaaaatgagatcGCAAAGAAACG tCTTGAGTTTGAGACTCAGAAGACACGCCTGGCCATCCAGCTGGACTATGAGAAGAACCAGCTAAAGGAAGACCAAGAGAAGGTGATCATGTGGGAACAAACGGTCAAAAAAGATGAGAATGAAATCGAGAGACTCAAGAAG GAAGAGCAGAGGAACATGAAGATCATAGATGAAACCATGGCACAGCTGCAAGATCTAAAAAACCAACATCTCGCCAAGAAATCGGAGGTTAATGACAAAAACCACGAGATGGAGGAGATCCGCAAGAAACTGGGAGGTGCCAACAA GGAGTTGACCCAACTGCAAAAGGAAGTGACCGCCATCGAGACCAAACTGGAGCAGAAACGCAGTGACAGACACAACCTGCTGCAGGCCTGTAAAATGCAGGACATTCGACTTCCACTCCGATCAGGAACTATGGATGACATCAGCCAGGAAGAG GGTAGCTCTCAAGCTGAGGAGAGTCTCAGCAGCAGTCAGAAGACCTCCAGCACCGTCCTGGCCAAAGAAGCTCTCATTGAGATCGATTACAGCAGTCTCTCAGAGGACCTCAAG GACTCGCTGTCTGAGGAGGAGATCAAGGGAGAGATGAACACCTTACAGCAGAGACTGAACGAACAGCACAACATCCTACAGAGGATCAGTGCTCCTAACATGAAGGCTATGGAGAAACTAGAGAGCGTCAGAGACAAGTTCCAGGAGACCAGCGATG AGTTTGAAGCTGCCAGGAAGAGAGCAAAGAAAGCCAAGCAGGCATTTGAGCAGATCAAGAAGGAGAGGTTTGACCGCTTCAATGCCTGCTTTGAGTCTGTGGCCACCAACATCGATGAGATCTATAAATCCTTGTCTCGCAACAGCAGTGCCCAG GCGTTTCTGGGACCTGAGAACCCAGAGGAACCATATCTGGATGGCATCAACTACAACTGTGTGGCCCCGGGCAAACGCTTCAGGCCTATGGATAACCTGTCTGGAGGAGAGAAGACTGTGGCGGCTCTGGCCCTGCTGTTCGCCATTCACAG CTATAAACCTGCTCCTTTCTTTGTGCTGGATGAGATTGATGCTGCGCTGGACAACACCAACATCGGCAAG GTGGCAAACTACATCAAGGATCAGTCTGTACAGAACTTCCAGGCTATTGTGATCTCTCTGAAAGAAGAGTTTTATACTAAAGCAGACTCGCTGATTGGTGTCTATCCTGAG CAAGGAGACTGTGTTATCAGTAAGGTGTTGACCTTTGACCTGTCCCAGTATCCTGACGCCAACCCCAATCCCAATGAATGA